A window from Micromonospora terminaliae encodes these proteins:
- the lepB gene encoding signal peptidase I, translating into MIDEQTEKPRSSFWKELPILLGVAILVAVLVRAFVLQTFFIPSPSMENTLKIDDRVLVNKLVYDFRSPHRGEVIVFKAPTEWSGNPNGEDFIKRVIGVGGDHVVCCDRTGPQERLIINGKAIDEPFIFPGNKPADQDFDITVPKDRLWVMGDHREASGDSLEHWQQSGEDITEATIPEDQVVGRAFTIFWPVGRATWLSVPEQFDGIPNP; encoded by the coding sequence TGGAAGGAGCTGCCCATCCTCCTGGGCGTGGCGATCCTGGTCGCAGTGCTGGTTCGTGCCTTCGTGCTGCAGACCTTCTTCATCCCCTCCCCGTCCATGGAGAACACCCTCAAGATCGACGATCGGGTGCTGGTCAACAAGCTGGTGTACGACTTCCGCTCACCCCACCGCGGCGAGGTGATCGTCTTCAAGGCGCCCACCGAGTGGAGCGGCAACCCGAACGGCGAGGACTTCATCAAGCGGGTGATCGGGGTCGGCGGCGACCACGTGGTCTGCTGCGACCGCACCGGGCCGCAGGAGCGGCTGATCATCAACGGCAAGGCGATCGACGAGCCGTTCATCTTCCCCGGCAACAAGCCCGCCGACCAGGACTTCGACATCACGGTGCCGAAGGACCGGTTGTGGGTCATGGGTGACCACCGGGAAGCCTCCGGAGACTCGCTGGAGCACTGGCAGCAGTCCGGCGAGGACATCACCGAGGCCACCATCCCGGAGGACCAGGTGGTCGGGCGGGCCTTCACGATCTTCTGGCCGGTCGGCCGCGCGACCTGGCTCAGCGTGCCGGAGCAGTTCGACGGCATCCCCAATCCCTGA
- a CDS encoding NUDIX hydrolase, with product MTVYTPRRAARVLLVDASDRVLLFEGSDPARPGHRYWFTPGGGLDPGETPAAGAVRELAEETGLRLAPAELGAPVWAETVEFPFDGVWYRQEQEFFLVRVPAWEVDTGGFNEVEQASVHGHRWWSLGDLAATTERYYPPDLVDRLTGVLGGGGPC from the coding sequence GTGACCGTCTACACCCCTCGTCGTGCGGCTCGGGTACTGCTCGTCGACGCGTCCGACCGGGTGCTGCTGTTCGAGGGCAGTGATCCGGCGCGGCCGGGCCACCGCTACTGGTTCACGCCTGGCGGCGGCCTCGACCCGGGGGAGACCCCGGCCGCGGGCGCGGTGCGCGAGCTGGCCGAGGAGACCGGGCTGCGGCTGGCCCCGGCCGAGCTGGGCGCCCCGGTCTGGGCCGAGACGGTCGAGTTCCCGTTCGACGGGGTCTGGTACCGGCAGGAGCAGGAGTTCTTCCTGGTCCGGGTGCCGGCCTGGGAGGTCGACACGGGCGGCTTCAACGAGGTGGAGCAGGCCAGCGTGCACGGCCACCGCTGGTGGTCGCTCGGCGACCTGGCCGCCACGACCGAGCGCTACTACCCGCCGGACCTGGTGGACCGCCTCACCGGAGTGCTCGGTGGAGGTGGCCCGTGCTGA
- a CDS encoding ribonuclease HII: protein MLTPPRTVVRRDGGLYALERALQRRGFRQVAGADEAGRGACAGPLVAAAAILPEGRRGEIDELADSKLLTPAARERVYEEVVARALAYAVVVIPAEEVDARGLHVCNLAAMRRALASLTTRPEYVLTDGFGVDGLDVPGLAVWKGDRVAACVAAASVLAKVTRDRIMVELDERHPGYGFAEHKGYITPEHSAALRELGPCREHRFSYVNVATVSGRDGRPPRSRRPAAGSPDEALFGALDGACADGPDEPMERSAAPGGTVGVALGEQPRPPASVGEDVVMEGGVR, encoded by the coding sequence GTGCTGACCCCGCCGCGCACCGTGGTCCGCCGCGACGGTGGCCTCTACGCCCTCGAGCGGGCGCTGCAGCGGCGCGGCTTCCGGCAGGTGGCCGGCGCCGACGAGGCGGGCCGGGGCGCCTGCGCGGGGCCGCTGGTGGCCGCCGCCGCGATCCTGCCCGAGGGCCGGCGCGGTGAGATCGACGAGCTGGCCGACTCCAAGCTGCTCACCCCGGCGGCCCGGGAGCGGGTCTACGAGGAGGTCGTGGCGCGGGCCCTGGCGTACGCGGTGGTGGTCATCCCCGCCGAGGAGGTCGACGCGCGCGGGCTGCACGTGTGCAACCTGGCCGCCATGCGGCGGGCGCTCGCCTCGCTGACCACCCGCCCGGAATACGTGCTGACCGACGGCTTCGGTGTCGACGGGCTGGACGTGCCCGGCCTGGCGGTGTGGAAGGGGGACCGGGTGGCCGCCTGCGTGGCGGCGGCGAGCGTGCTCGCCAAAGTCACCCGGGACCGGATCATGGTGGAACTGGACGAGCGGCACCCCGGCTACGGCTTCGCCGAGCACAAGGGCTACATCACCCCCGAGCACAGCGCCGCGCTGCGGGAGCTGGGGCCCTGCCGGGAACACCGCTTCTCGTACGTGAACGTGGCCACCGTCTCCGGACGGGACGGGCGGCCGCCCCGCTCGCGCCGGCCGGCCGCCGGCAGCCCCGACGAGGCGCTCTTCGGCGCCCTCGACGGGGCGTGCGCCGATGGCCCGGACGAGCCGATGGAGCGCTCCGCCGCGCCAGGGGGTACCGTCGGCGTGGCGTTGGGCGAGCAGCCGCGACCTCCGGCGTCGGTGGGGGAAGATGTGGTCATGGAAGGCGGAGTGCGATGA
- a CDS encoding DUF2469 domain-containing protein, translating to MSAEDLEKYETEMELQLYREYRDIVRQFSYVVETERRFYLANQVDLHVRNSDGEVYFEVEMHDAWVWDMYRPARFVKNVRVMTFKDVNVEELEKPDISLPADSGFGG from the coding sequence ATGAGCGCGGAAGATCTCGAGAAGTACGAGACCGAGATGGAGCTGCAGCTCTACCGGGAGTACCGCGACATTGTCCGCCAATTCTCCTACGTGGTGGAGACCGAGCGCCGCTTCTACCTGGCGAACCAGGTCGACCTGCACGTCCGTAACTCGGACGGCGAGGTCTACTTCGAGGTCGAGATGCACGACGCCTGGGTGTGGGACATGTACCGGCCCGCCCGTTTCGTCAAGAATGTCCGCGTAATGACGTTCAAGGACGTCAATGTGGAAGAGCTCGAAAAGCCCGACATCTCGCTTCCCGCAGATTCCGGATTCGGCGGCTGA
- a CDS encoding sulfite oxidase has translation MTTVDDVSGPSRIAGPDEAISAEELQLAARNHGIPLEALRYDVTPAGLHYLLIHYDIPDVDPATHALTVGGAVARPLRLDLAALRERPRVTHRVTLECAGNGRALLHPRPVSQPWLVEAVGNAEWTGTPLAPLLREAGLADDAVDVVFTGADHGVERGVEQDYQRALPVADALREEVLLAYEMNGAPLLPQHGAPLRLIVPGWYGMAHVKWLRDIRVLTEPFDGYQNAVAYRLRRDADDPGVPVTRIEPRALVRPPGFPDFMSRTRVLRPGPCTVDGRAWSGHAPVTAVEVTFDGGATWVPATLDEPTGGEWAWRRWQVSWRATPGRHVLGARAVDASGRTQPVEQPWNRGGFANNLVQRVEVVVLAE, from the coding sequence ATGACCACTGTGGACGACGTCAGCGGACCGTCCCGGATCGCCGGGCCGGACGAGGCGATCAGCGCCGAGGAACTGCAGCTGGCCGCGCGCAACCACGGCATCCCGCTGGAGGCGCTGCGCTACGACGTGACGCCGGCGGGGCTGCACTACCTGCTCATCCACTACGACATCCCGGACGTCGACCCGGCGACGCACGCGCTCACCGTGGGCGGCGCGGTCGCGCGCCCGCTGCGCCTCGACCTCGCGGCGCTGCGGGAGCGGCCGCGGGTGACCCACCGGGTGACGCTGGAGTGCGCGGGCAACGGCCGGGCGCTGCTGCACCCCCGTCCGGTCAGCCAGCCGTGGCTGGTGGAGGCGGTGGGCAACGCCGAGTGGACCGGCACCCCGCTGGCCCCGCTGCTCCGGGAGGCCGGCCTGGCCGACGACGCGGTGGACGTGGTCTTCACCGGCGCGGACCACGGCGTGGAGCGCGGGGTCGAGCAGGACTACCAGCGGGCGCTGCCGGTGGCGGACGCGCTGCGCGAGGAGGTGCTGCTCGCGTACGAGATGAACGGCGCTCCCCTGCTGCCGCAGCACGGGGCGCCGCTGCGGCTGATCGTGCCCGGCTGGTACGGCATGGCGCACGTCAAGTGGCTGCGCGACATCCGGGTGCTGACCGAGCCGTTCGACGGCTACCAGAACGCGGTGGCGTATCGGCTGCGGCGGGACGCCGACGATCCGGGCGTACCGGTGACCCGGATCGAGCCCCGGGCCCTGGTCCGCCCGCCGGGCTTCCCGGACTTCATGTCCCGGACCCGCGTGCTGCGGCCGGGGCCGTGCACGGTGGACGGTCGGGCCTGGTCGGGGCACGCGCCGGTGACGGCCGTCGAGGTGACCTTCGACGGCGGTGCGACGTGGGTGCCGGCGACCCTGGACGAGCCCACCGGGGGCGAGTGGGCGTGGCGGCGCTGGCAGGTGTCGTGGCGGGCGACGCCGGGGCGGCACGTGCTGGGCGCCCGGGCCGTCGACGCGTCCGGGCGGACCCAGCCGGTCGAGCAGCCGTGGAACCGGGGCGGGTTCGCGAACAACCTGGTGCAGCGGGTCGAGGTGGTCGTGCTGGCGGAGTGA
- a CDS encoding methyltransferase — translation MTKDWYAWHTDYDQPDSALSRRLAEVRDRIAEALDSAPPGPLRAVSLCAGQGRDLIPVLATHPRGGEVTARLVELDPRNAEVARRAAAEAGLTGVEVVVGDAALTDRYADLVPADLVLACGIFGNITDADIRATVRHCASLCAPGGTVFWTRHRREPDLVPVICDWFAEEGFTPLAVSSPADGVGVGAHRFGGPSRPLAPGAAMFEFIGYDRLTHP, via the coding sequence GTGACGAAGGACTGGTACGCCTGGCACACCGACTACGACCAGCCCGATTCCGCCCTGTCCCGCCGCCTCGCCGAGGTGCGGGACCGCATCGCGGAGGCGCTCGACAGCGCGCCGCCCGGACCGCTGCGGGCCGTCAGCCTCTGCGCCGGTCAGGGGCGGGACCTCATCCCGGTGCTCGCCACCCATCCGCGCGGCGGGGAGGTGACGGCACGCCTCGTGGAGCTGGATCCGCGCAACGCCGAGGTCGCCCGGCGGGCCGCCGCCGAGGCGGGCCTGACCGGCGTCGAGGTGGTCGTCGGGGACGCGGCGCTGACCGACCGGTACGCCGACCTCGTGCCGGCGGACCTCGTCCTGGCCTGCGGCATCTTCGGCAACATCACCGACGCCGACATCCGGGCCACGGTCCGGCACTGCGCCTCGCTCTGCGCCCCGGGCGGCACGGTCTTCTGGACCCGGCACCGCCGGGAGCCCGACCTGGTTCCCGTCATCTGCGACTGGTTCGCCGAGGAGGGCTTCACGCCGCTCGCCGTGAGCAGCCCGGCCGACGGGGTCGGCGTCGGCGCGCACCGCTTCGGCGGCCCGTCCCGTCCGTTGGCGCCGGGCGCGGCGATGTTCGAGTTCATCGGCTACGACCGTCTCACCCACCCCTGA
- a CDS encoding murein hydrolase activator EnvC family protein, producing the protein MPPGAGVLAAARPFTLSSSEPGTGAVPRQPAARFRWPLPGTPRVVRRFDPPPQPWLAGHRGVDLAATPGVEVRSAGAGVVLFAGTVAGRPVVTVGHADGLRTTYEPVRPGPAAGTRVAAGTPIGLLVAGHPGCLAAACLHWGLRRGEEYLDPLALLGLGPVRLLPLDPPPGAAAQPWASRVGSRTANRSYSSGVL; encoded by the coding sequence ATGCCGCCCGGTGCCGGGGTGCTGGCCGCGGCCCGGCCGTTCACGCTGTCGTCGTCGGAGCCTGGGACGGGTGCGGTGCCGCGGCAGCCGGCGGCGCGGTTCCGTTGGCCGCTGCCCGGCACGCCGCGCGTGGTGCGCCGGTTCGACCCGCCGCCGCAGCCCTGGCTGGCCGGGCACCGCGGCGTGGACCTGGCCGCCACTCCGGGCGTCGAGGTCCGGTCCGCGGGCGCGGGGGTGGTCCTCTTCGCCGGCACGGTGGCCGGGCGGCCCGTGGTCACCGTCGGGCACGCCGACGGGCTGCGCACCACCTACGAGCCGGTCCGCCCCGGCCCGGCCGCCGGCACCCGCGTCGCCGCCGGCACACCGATCGGCCTGCTGGTGGCCGGGCACCCGGGCTGCCTCGCGGCGGCGTGCCTGCACTGGGGGCTGCGCCGGGGCGAGGAGTACCTCGATCCCCTCGCCCTGCTCGGGCTCGGCCCGGTCCGGCTGCTCCCGCTCGACCCGCCGCCCGGGGCCGCCGCTCAGCCCTGGGCGAGCAGGGTGGGCAGCCGGACGGCCAACCGGTCGTACTCGTCCGGCGTGTTGTAG
- a CDS encoding aminotransferase class V-fold PLP-dependent enzyme, whose amino-acid sequence MTVPQPPEPIPGARLLFSLDPSVSHLNHGSFGAVPIAVQRAQQRLRDEMEANPLRFFTQGLVDRIAHTRRHLATFLGADPEGTALVGNATTGAAIVLQSLGLGPGDEVVTTDHGYGAVGFSVERECARTGAVSRTLPVPLTAGDEEVVEIVRAGLRPGRTRLLIVDQITSPTARLFPTAAIVGVAREHGVPVLVDAAHAPGMLPTTVASVGADFWVGNLHKWAYAPRGTAALVVAEPWRERIQPLVVSWEQGSGFPTRVEWQATLDYTGWLAAPVGLFTLRSLGLERVRAHNAALAAYGQRVVGDALGVAPADLPQPGGPTVAMRLIPLPPGVATTMDAARDLRALIADRLSAEVSTAAWNGRGYLRLCGQVYNTPDEYDRLAVRLPTLLAQG is encoded by the coding sequence ATGACGGTTCCGCAGCCGCCCGAGCCGATCCCCGGGGCTCGGCTGCTCTTCTCCCTCGACCCGTCGGTCAGTCACCTCAACCACGGCTCGTTCGGCGCGGTCCCGATCGCCGTGCAGCGCGCCCAGCAGCGCCTGCGCGACGAGATGGAGGCCAACCCGCTCCGCTTCTTCACCCAGGGTCTGGTGGACCGGATCGCACACACGCGCCGGCACCTGGCCACGTTCCTCGGCGCGGATCCCGAGGGCACGGCCCTCGTCGGCAACGCCACCACGGGCGCCGCCATCGTGCTCCAGTCGCTGGGGCTGGGCCCCGGCGACGAGGTGGTGACGACCGACCACGGCTACGGGGCGGTGGGCTTCTCGGTGGAGCGGGAGTGCGCGCGCACCGGGGCGGTGTCGCGGACCCTGCCGGTGCCGCTGACCGCCGGCGACGAGGAGGTGGTGGAGATCGTCCGGGCGGGCCTGCGTCCCGGGCGGACCAGGCTGCTGATCGTCGACCAGATCACCTCGCCGACCGCCCGGCTCTTCCCCACGGCGGCGATCGTCGGGGTGGCGCGGGAGCACGGGGTGCCGGTGCTGGTCGACGCCGCGCACGCCCCGGGCATGCTGCCCACCACCGTGGCGTCGGTCGGTGCCGACTTCTGGGTCGGCAACCTGCACAAGTGGGCATACGCGCCGCGCGGCACCGCCGCGCTGGTGGTCGCGGAGCCGTGGCGGGAGCGGATCCAGCCGCTGGTCGTCTCCTGGGAGCAGGGCAGCGGATTCCCGACCCGGGTGGAGTGGCAGGCGACCCTCGACTACACCGGCTGGCTGGCCGCGCCGGTCGGCCTGTTCACCCTGCGCAGCCTCGGCCTGGAGCGGGTACGGGCGCACAACGCGGCGCTGGCCGCGTACGGGCAACGGGTGGTCGGGGACGCCCTCGGGGTGGCGCCGGCCGACCTCCCGCAGCCCGGCGGACCGACGGTCGCCATGCGGCTGATCCCGCTGCCGCCGGGCGTCGCCACGACCATGGACGCGGCGCGGGACCTGCGGGCCCTCATCGCGGACCGGCTCTCGGCCGAGGTGTCGACGGCCGCCTGGAACGGTCGCGGCTACCTGCGCCTGTGCGGTCAGGTCTACAACACGCCGGACGAGTACGACCGGTTGGCCGTCCGGCTGCCCACCCTGCTCGCCCAGGGCTGA